One window of Canis lupus baileyi chromosome 21, mCanLup2.hap1, whole genome shotgun sequence genomic DNA carries:
- the LOC140613562 gene encoding uncharacterized protein produces MGSAVNISCRAVFWPDIPLGDLGQTVQCDISVGLVCKNEDQKPGGLIPQPYCLNYEINVECCYLPDYCVSTPPPTTTPTTTPTTTPPTTTPTTTPTTTTPTTTPSTTTTTPTTTPPTTTPTTTPPTTTPTTTPPTTTTTSTPLTTTTTTPSTTTPSTTTTTPTTTPSTTTPTSTLTTTPSTTTPTSTLTTTPSTTTPTSTLTTTPSTTTPTTTPTSTPTTTPSTTTTTLTTTPTSTPTTTPSTTTPTSTPTSTLTTTPSTTTPTTTPPTTTTTSTPPTTTTTSTPLTTTTTTPSTTTPSTTTTTPTTTPSTTTPTSTLTTTPSTTTPTSTPTTTPSTTTTTLTTTPTSTPTTTPSTTTPTSTPTSTLTTTPSTTTPTTTLTSTPTTTPSTTTTTTPTTTSTPTTPTSTPTSTPLTTTTTTPTPTPTPTTTTPTTTPTSTPTTTPSTTTLTTTPSTTTPLTPTTTPTTTLTSTPTTTPSTTTPTSTLTTTPLTTTPTSTPTTTPSTTTPTSTLTTTPSTTTPTSTLTTTPSTTTPTSTLTTTPSTTTPTSTLTTTPSTTTPTSTLTTTPSTTTPTSTPTTTPLTTTPTSTPTTTPSTTTPTSTLTTTPSTTTPTSTLTTTPSTTTPTSTLTTTPSTTTPTSTLTTTPSTTTPTSTLTTTPSTTTPTYTLTTTPSTTTPTSTPTSTPTTPTSTPTTTPDSDHHSYWPLNPNHHHDHHHHSDHHYHQHCTYRINYTSDPYPNNRGDNQHRIAFPANRNKGNYNKR; encoded by the exons ATGGGCTCGGCCGTCAACATCTCCTGCAGAGCCGTCTTCTGGCCCGACATCCCCTTGGGCGACCTCGGGCAAACCGTGCAGTGCGACATCTCCGTGGGGCTGGTGTGCAAGAACGAGGACCAGAAGCCAGGGGGGCTCATACCACAGCCGTACTGCCTCAACTACGAGATCAACGTGGAGTGCTGTTACCTGCCGGACTACTGTGTCTCCACGCCTCCTCCGACCACCACCCCGACCACCACCCCGACCACCACTCCACCGACCACCACCCCGACCACCACTCCAACGACCACCACCCCCACAACCACTCCatcgaccaccaccaccaccccgaccaCCACTCCACCGACCACCACCCCGACCACCACTCCACCGACCACCACCCCGACCACCACTCCaccgaccaccaccaccacctccactccattgaccaccaccacaaccactcCATCGACCACTACTCCATCGACCACCACGACCACCCCGACCACCACTCCATCGACCACCACCCCAACCTCCACCCTGACCACCACTCCATCGACTACCACCCCGACCTCCACCCTGACCACCACTCCATCGACTACCACCCCGACCTCCACCCTGACCACCACTCCATCGACTACCACCCCGAccaccaccccgacctccacccccaccaccactccatcgaccaccaccaccaccctgaccACCACCCCGACCTCTACCCCCACCACCACTCCATCAACCACCACCCCAACCTCCACCCCGACCTCCACCCTGACCACCACTCCATCGACCACCACCCCGACCACCACTCCaccgaccaccaccaccacctccactccaccgaccaccaccaccacctccactccattgaccaccaccacaaccactcCATCGACCACTACTCCATCGACCACCACGACCACCCCGACCACCACTCCATCGACCACCACCCCAACCTCCACCCTGACCACCACTCCATCGACTAccaccccgacctccacccccaccaccactccatcgaccaccaccaccaccctgaccACCACCCCGACCTCTACCCCCACCACCACTCCATCGACCACCACCCCAACCTCCACCCCGACCTCCACCCTGACCACCACTCCATCGACTACCACTCCGACCACCACCCtgacctccacccccaccaccactccaTCGACCACCACCACGACCACCCCGACCACCACCTCTACCCccaccaccccgacctccacccccaccagcacTCCattgaccaccaccaccaccaccccgacccccacccccactcccaccaccaccaccccaaccaccaccccgacctccacccccaccaccactccaTCAACCACTACCTTGACCACCACTCCATCGACCACTACTCCATTGACCCCCACGACCACCCCAACCACCACCCTGACCTCCACCCCGACCACCACTCCATCAACCACCACCCCAACCTCCACCCTGACCACCACTCCATTGACTAccaccccgacctccacccccaccaccactccatcgaccaccaccccgacctccacCCTGACCACCACTCCATCGAccaccaccccgacctccacCCTGACCACCACTCCATCGAccaccaccccgacctccacCCTGACCACCACTCCATCAAccaccaccccgacctccacCCTGACCACCACTCCATCGAccaccaccccgacctccacCCTGACCACCACTCCATCGAccaccaccccgacctccaccccGACCACCACTCCATTGACTAccaccccgacctccacccccaccaccactccatcgaccaccaccccgacctccacCCTGACCACCACTCCATCGAccaccaccccgacctccacCCTGACCACCACTCCATCGAccaccaccccgacctccacCCTGACCACCACTCCATCGAccaccaccccgacctccacCCTGACCACCACTCCATCGAccaccaccccgacctccacCCTGACCACCACTCCATCGACCACCACCCCGACCTACACCCTGACCACCACTCCATCGACTAccaccccgacctccaccccgacctccacccccaccaccccgacctccacccccaccaccactcc GGACTCTGACCACCACTCCTATTGGCCCCTCAACCCCAACCACCaccac